The Plasmodium malariae genome assembly, chromosome: 3 genome window below encodes:
- the PmUG01_03020800 gene encoding conserved Plasmodium protein, unknown function gives MENNLFTQSLYFKGFNKKKINYSNVNENTKFASSDKYNLNISKSVTPMKNMNEDSNLRTLNAQNLNSHLNATYQSLKNMNNENDYVVNALTKPLNFSTMHGNSSYQSNNLSFINNNNMNGNLSNNNLNSTYNFSQNAISNQMNDINNLNNNVYRDIKSLDKVDLNSLNINSFSNSRNINMKNNDYMLTGAHQKFSYVNSKEINTDDKLGRDKISHSKVNGISVNQANVSRANINSSILNNNKINNNKININNCSADLKDDCLNAYSINLNAGNIASLGNNNVSSSTYEVSNHVNNNLKESMYNSMYNHANQSNANMNSINFNNIKNNLSNFMNPRMLIGRNVPRSNFNNDLMVTNSLINKMEDAVNSSNNIGSGNVISSSGNNKGTSLKLFDSNLNKLKETETASSIVNTQLSHNISLNSFANTLNSHPSNNNNSNHTGSGINSSSCNQFGNLNNKLSAYNISLAPNANIVGSNSVLKNVLNNTVNNKMNIPTIHVQGGGNLTTFNKNIMNSSSIMNSNTNNNTSNNNTSNNNNDNNNNNITADSIMNQFASVNSSRGNVNNLSSDINLASFSNLPNNTNIANMSNMTNMVSIPNLNKSNSNFLNLTRTTKGISDSNYLNVRADVNNYNFMNDKENIKDFNSINDTNKNSILNKAPSNINSISLFNNNINLLKKNITGMEGPGGMSGAVGMNNMNSINSMNSMNNMNNMNSMNNMNNMNNLNNLNNLNNLNNLNNMGGINYMNSYKGLGTFKGEKELKLNESNIADIGKDIVINKNRHVDSIVLKNNMIHNNISTDNYENLLKQLCTPIKNRSANNNIENFNDAINLEELNNENNNISVNENVATSGNSMLNSITVVRNGDDELSFLAKKSNSNGNVNNSGSNDVVNNSELLLLNNTEGNFNPYMQREWSNSSSNRNSNNIYELKKLNLFAESKKRDKENKHENKLNKMKKCRTKVFFYINPKYIIEPLKRKIYQNMSVYIENLISDVKAIENKNRAEILTDLHNTPWFCMIFDFDGISKLLNVFNKYLIYSDSLIIPDTLIPNKLDGDKATTASVDATTGRNHDEEKSIISNENGQMEQTGQIEQNGQMEQNGQIEQNGQIEQNGQIEQNGQIEQNEQNGQNCQNGQSAYMQNFNYFFEKSDKLDVLKRKIFEYENNIIENVEKLNYLKELCISLKEQVNIKKKKLILLIEKAKLKNYTYKSKDLQTILDIEKSCLTKGDQLSLNNEYYNIFKKINEGLNYLKKYSNIIISNQIIHNEILNNDDSINYCKSTISTEDLSCEHNLNEEDEEDDDYDDEGISNMHVSPNNQKNKRKHVNTNEEHLLKKNNALEKVDDHIDKEVHKKRKTINQIKNLQWEREDNEEWVDEFLEDF, from the coding sequence atggAAAATAACTTATTTACACAGagcttatattttaaaggattcaacaaaaaaaaaataaattattcaaacGTGAATGAAAACACAAAATTTGCAAGTTCAGACAAGtataatttgaatatatcTAAGTCAGTGACACccatgaaaaatatgaacgaAGACAGCAATTTGCGTACATTGAATGCACAAAATTTAAACTCACACTTAAATGCTACATATCAatccttaaaaaatatgaataatgaaaatgattATGTAGTTAATGCACTAACAAAACCACTAAATTTTAGTACTATGCATGGAAATTCGTCTTATCAAAGTAATAATTtgtcatttataaataacaataatatgaatggtaatttaagtaataacaatttaaatAGCACTTATAATTTTAGCCAAAATGCAATATCAAACCAAATGAATGATatcaataatttaaataataatgtatatagaGATATAAAAAGTTTAGACAAAGTAGACCTTAACAGCTTGAATATAAACTCATTCAGTAATAgcagaaatataaatatgaagaatAATGACTACATGTTAACAGGTGCTCATCAAAAGTTCAGTTACGTAAATAGTAAGGAAATTAATACTGATGACAAATTGGGGCGTGATAAAATTAGTCATAGTAAAGTTAATGGTATCAGTGTCAATCAAGCCAATGTCAGCCGCGCCAATATCAACAGCTCCATTCTCaacaataacaaaataaacaataacaaaattaatattaacaattgCAGTGCCGATCTTAAAGATGATTGCTTGAATGCGTACAGCATAAACCTGAACGCAGGAAATATAGCATCACtcggtaataataatgtgaGTAGTAGTACCTACGAAGTTAGTAATCATGTTAACAACAATTTGAAAGAAAGCATGTATAATAGCATGTATAACCATGCCAATCAGAGCAATGCTAATATGAAtagtataaattttaataatataaaaaacaatttaagCAATTTTATGAATCCCAGGATGTTGATTGGAAGGAATGTACCAAGAAGCAATTTTAACAATGATCTCATGGTTACAAATTCTTTAATCAATAAAATGGAAGATGCTGtaaatagtagtaataacatCGGCAGTGGTAACGTCATTAGTAGCAGCGGTAATAATAAAGGCACCAGCTTGAAGCTGTTTGACAGTAACTTGAACAAACTGAAAGAAACAGAAACTGCATCTAGCATTGTTAACACTCAGCTTAGTCATAATATTTCCCTAAATTCTTTTGCGAATACTTTAAACAGTCACcctagtaataacaataatagtaaccATACTGGAAGTGGTATTAATAGCAGCAGCTGCAACCAGTTCGGTAATTTGAACAATAAACTGAGCGCATATAACATTTCTCTTGCTCCTAATGCTAACATTGTAGGTAGTAACAGTGTCTTAAAGAATGTATTAAACAACACGGTCAATAACAAAATGAACATTCCCACCATACATGTTCAGGGAGGAGGAAACCTCActacttttaataaaaatattatgaacagttcatCCATTATGAATAgtaatactaataataataccagtaataataataccagtaataataataatgataataataataataatatcacGGCGGATTCAATTATGAATCAGTTTGCAAGCGTGAATAGTAGTAGAGgcaatgtaaataatttaagtaGTGATATTAACTTGGCCTCTTTCTCTAACTTGccaaataatacaaatatagcAAATATGTCAAACATGACCAATATGGTCAGTATACCCAATTTGAATAAATCGAATAgcaattttttgaatttgaCTCGAACGACAAAAGGGATCAGTGACAGCAACTACTTAAACGTAAGGGCAgatgtaaataattataattttatgaatgataaggaaaatataaaagatttCAATAGTATAAACgatactaataaaaatagtatactTAATAAAGCTCCTTCAAATATAAACAGTATAAGTTTGTTTAACAACAACAttaatttactaaaaaaaaacatcaCTGGAATGGAAGGCCCGGGGGGGATGAGTGGAGCAGTAGGCATGAACAACATGAACAGCATAAACAGCATGAACAGCATGAACAACATGAACAACATGAACAGCATGAACAACATGAACAACATGAACAACCTGAACAACCTGAACAACCTGAACAACCTGAACAACCTGAACAACATGGGTggcataaattatatgaacaGCTACAAGGGACTGGGTACGTTTAAAGGGGAGAAGGAATTGAAGTTAAACGAATCTAACATTGCAGACATAGGTAAAGATATTGTAATTAACAAAAACAGGCATGTTGATAGTATTGtgcttaaaaataatatgatccataataatattagtactgataattatgaaaacttATTAAAACAATTATGTACACCTATAAAAAATAGGTCAGCAAATAATAACAtcgaaaattttaatgatgCCATAAATTTAGAAGAacttaataatgaaaataataatatatctgTTAATGAAAACGTGGCAACTTCTGGGAATTCCATGTTGAACAGTATTACAGTGGTTAGAAATGGGGATGATGAATTGTCCTTTTTGGCAAAGAAGAGCAACAGTAATGGAAATGTTAATAACAGCGGAAGCAATGACGTAGTTAACAATAGTGAGCTTCTCCTCCTTAACAACACAGAGGGGAACTTTAACCCATACATGCAAAGGGAATGGAGTAACAGCAGTAGCAAtagaaatagtaataatatatacgaACTGAAGAAGTTGAATTTGTTCGCTGAGAGTAAAAAAAGAGACAAAGAAAACaaacatgaaaataaattaaacaaaatgaaaaagtgcAGAACTAAagtattcttttatataaatccgaaatatattattgaaccgttaaaaagaaagatatACCAAAATATGTCTgtttatattgaaaatttaataagTGATGTTAAAgcaatagaaaataaaaacagaGCAGAAATTTTAACAGACTTACATAACACACCTTGGTTTTGCATGATTTTTGATTTTGATGGAATTAGCAAATTGCTCAATGTGTTCAATaagtatttaatttattctgaTTCATTGATCATTCCGGATACCCTCATACCGAATAAGCTGGATGGGGACAAAGCAACTACCGCATCTGTTGATGCTACCACTGGAAGGAATCATGACGAAGAGAAGAGTATCATAAGTAATGAAAATGGGCAGATGGAGCAGACCGGGCAGATAGAACAGAACGGGCAGATGGAGCAGAACGGGCAGATAGAACAGAACGGGCAGATAGAACAGAACGGGCAGATAGAACAGAACGGACAAATCGAGCAGAACGAGCAGAATGGTCAAAATTGCCAAAATGGTCAAAGTGCATACATGCAAAACTTTAATTACTTCTTTGAAAAGAGCGACAAGTTGGACGTgttaaaaagaaagatatTCGAATacgaaaataatataatagagAATGTGGAAAAGTTAAACTACTTAAAAGAGCTGTGCATTTCTTTAAAGGAGcaagttaatataaaaaagaaaaaactaatattgttaatagaaaaagcaaaattaaagaattatacTTATAAGAGTAAAGATTTACAGACCATCCTTGATATTGAAAAAAGCTGCTTAACAAAAGGAGATCAGTTAAGtctaaataatgaatattataatatatttaaaaaaattaatgaaggcttgaattatttaaaaaaatattcaaatataataatatcaaaCCAGATCAtacataatgaaatattaaataatgatgaCAGTATTAATTATTGCAAATCCACTATATCAACTGAAGATTTGAGTTGTGAACATAATTTGAATGAAGAAGACGAGGAGGATGATGATTATGATGATGAAGGTATTAGTAATATGCATGTATCACCAAACAatcagaaaaataaaagaaaacatgTAAACACAAATGAAGAGCatttgttaaaaaagaacaatgCATTAGAAAAGGTAGACGACCATATAGATAAAGaagtacataaaaaaagaaaaaccataaaccaaataaaaaatctgCAGTGGGAAAGAGAGGATAACGAAGAATGGGTCGATGAGTTTTTGGAggatttttaa
- the PmUG01_03020900 gene encoding conserved Plasmodium protein, unknown function: MKSNNETQDKSKDEEILKLRKLAALFKNECKKLKEENDLLKRNITVNKQECDSDDKNNNKESSSIEGEDISRKLKQEFGKRMVIEKNYKKLKEFTFVLEEKLVNLKKENKDKCKNLEEKLNECYKNLNMCKYENENLKEKIKEKDVTVDKLNNKIDEFRIYLKGEKSIINNNLLDNITDDEVLKYKLEIKKLKENIEILKKNDEITSKERQQYKSMIVLCSQYKEKCKKIPLLESKIDILESKIKELEIFKYRDKERFENIKELKNSILNHQIENNKLTEQLNEWMKFSKLYINDKAINIENLKKSLNDIYNKYNQVNFTKTDLEVKYKKLSIDIEIEKQNSEDKNLELRILKNKIRFLEKKYELLKRDYLYELNKAKGVHDRGKGNSNTVQRNQGKAEKQGEGLNREACSESEMQLQRGGNEKDDGGDDSNTACADGDEDADANAKEAGSKNFESSKFGSTTFDSIKLEGANFEKLLTDYKTKYDMIKKDNQEKEKLIEELNENMKKYKSEYESFYLKQKNAEMFAEELQFHKKEIIYLKEEVENYKNKIVYLENDLTHVKNQWREDNEKNDTVIRDLKETIKKVQFDNKMNNKESKGNKALSTDLYNNNNSNNSVSSNHSHYCNKDDISVLYRDIESLKSMDEIELTNMRNEILYLKSKIEVIKIYYTSQIKSYREAFLYLLGWDVQVEHSNEEVFFILTSLFSTHDGKFIFIKSKCANEKRSYHPQNEGYRSLKKMKVELAAETDTHKFDDVKDGVGEQVESGVGNSIESGVGNSIESGVGNSIEAGIGNSIEAGIGNSIEAGIGNSIEAGIGNSIEAGIGNSIESGVGNSIEAGIVDRVEAEVDDESEVQKERERSGDQDKENFYDGLFNERNEINTNAVIEKSNLQNTNINISTIMKGCKYNLLLHGYYSIKWNENVEWKRYINKINTYPILLSLSCIEEYNNIKCQYNNNLSKNHKGMLFKI, from the coding sequence ATGAAAAGTAACAACGAAACACAAGACAAAAGTAAAGATGAAGAAATTTTGAAATTGAGAAAACTGGCTGCACTTTTTAAGAATGAGTGTAAAAAGCTTAAAGAAGAAAACGATCTTTTGAAGAGAAACATAACTGTAAATAAACAAGAATGCGACAGTGATGACAAGAACAACAATAAGGAGAGTAGTAGTATCGAAGGAGAAGATATTTcaagaaaattaaaacaagAATTTGGTAAAAGGATGGTAATTGAAAAAAACTACAAAAAGTTGAAGGAGTTCACATTCGTTCTAGAAGAAAAACtagtaaatttaaaaaaagagaacaaGGACAAGTGCAAAAACTTGGAGGAAAAACTAAACgaatgttataaaaatttaaatatgtgtaaatatgaaaatgaaaatttaaaagaaaaaataaaagaaaaggatgTAACAGTAGATAAgctaaataataaaattgacGAATttcgtatatatttaaaaggagaaaaaagtataataaataataatctGTTAGATAATATAACGGATGATGaagtattaaaatataaattagaaataaaaaaattaaaagaaaatatagaaattttaaaaaaaaatgatgaaataacATCCAAGGAAAGACAACAGTATAAAAGCATGATTGTTTTATGTTCTCAGTATAAAgagaaatgtaaaaaaattccaTTATTAGAAAGCAAAATTGATATATTggaaagcaaaataaaagaattagaaatattcaaatatagAGATAAAGAAAGATtcgaaaatattaaagaacTGAAAAACAGTATTTTAAATCATCAAATAGAGAATAATAAACTAACAGAGCAACTAAACGAATGGATGAAGTTTTCcaaattgtatataaatgataaagcCATAAATATtgagaatttaaaaaaaagcttgaatgatatatataataagtacAATCAAGTTAATTTTACAAAGACAGACTTAGAAGTGAAATACAAAAAGTTGTCAATTGAtatagaaatagaaaaacaaaatagtgAGGATAAGAATTTAGAGCTAAGaattttgaaaaacaaaattaggtttttagaaaaaaagtatgaaTTGCTTAAAAGAGATTATTTGTACGAGTTGAACAAGGCAAAGGGTGTCCATGATAGGGGCAAGGGTAACAGTAACACGGTCCAACGAAACCAGGGAAAGGCAGAAAAACAAGGGGAGGGTTTGAATAGGGAGGCGTGTTCTGAGTCCGAAATGCAGCTTCAAAGAGGTGGTAATGAAAAAGACGATGGAGGTGATGATAGTAATACTGCTTGTGCTGATGGTGATGAAGACGCTGATGCTAATGCGAAGGAAGCGGGGAGTAAAAATTTTGAGAGTTCAAAATTTGGGAGTACAACATTTGATAGTATAAAATTAGAGGGCGCAAATTTTGAGAAGCTTCTGACAGACTACAAAACCAAATACGAcatgataaaaaaagacaatcaagagaaggaaaaattaatagaagaattaaatgaaaatatgaagaaatataaaagtgaGTACgaaagtttttatttaaaacaaaaaaatgcagAAATGTTTGCAGAAGAATTGCAGTTTCATAAGaaggaaataatatatcttaaAGAAGAAGTagagaattataaaaacaaaattgtatatttagaaaatgaTTTAACACATGTGAAAAACCAATGGCGTGAAGATAATGAGAAAAATGATACTGTCATAAGAGACTTGAaagaaacaataaaaaaggtGCAGTTTGACAATAAAATGAACAATAAGGAGAGTAAAGGTAATAAAGCTCTTTCCACAGActtatacaataataataatagtaataatagtgtTAGTAGTAATCATAGTCATTATTGTAATAAGGATGATATAAGTGTTCTCTACAGAGATATCGAAAGTTTAAAATCCATGGACGAAATAGAATTAACAAATATGagaaatgaaattttatatttaaagtcCAAAATTGaagttattaaaatttattatactaGCCAAATAAAGAGCTATAGAGAAGCATTCCTTTATCTTTTGGGATGGGATGTACAAGTTGAACACAGTAATGAGGAGGTCTTCTTCATTCTGACTTCCTTATTTTCGACGCACGATGggaaatttatattcataaaaagcAAATGCGCAAATGAAAAGAGGTCTTACCATCCCCAGAACGAGGGTTATCGGagtttgaaaaaaatgaaggtCGAGCTGGCCGCCGAAACAGACACACATAAATTTGATGATGTAAAGGATGGGGTAGGTGAACAAGTAGAATCCGGGGTAGGTAACAGCATAGAATCAGGGGTAGGTAACAGCATAGAATCCGGGGTAGGTAACAGCATAGAAGCTGGGATAGGTAACAGCATAGAAGCTGGGATAGGTAACAGCATAGAAGCTGGGATAGGTAACAGCATAGAAGCTGGGATAGGTAACAGCATAGAAGCTGGGATAGGTAACAGCATAGAATCCGGGGTAGGTAACAGCATAGAAGCTGGGATAGTTGATAGAGTAGAAGCCGAAGTGGATGACGAATCGGAGGTGCAGAAGGAAAGAGAAAGAAGTGGGGACCAAGACAAGGAGAACTTCTACGATGGACTATTCAACGAGAGAAACGAAATCAACACTAACGCAGTTATAGAAAAGTCAAACCTCCAAAATACGAACATCAACATATCTACAATAATGAAAGGATgcaaatataatttactatTGCACGGGTATTATAGTATTAAGTGGAATGAAAATGTTGAATGGAAAagatacataaataaaataaatacatacccAATTCTTTTATCTCTATCATGTAtagaagaatataataatataaaatgtcaGTATAACAATAATCTGAGCAAAAACCATAAAGGAATGTTGttcaaaatataa